In one Bacillus sp. Marseille-P3661 genomic region, the following are encoded:
- a CDS encoding phosphoribosylanthranilate isomerase, whose amino-acid sequence MTRVKICGLMNEEDVNLCVQAGVHMVGLVVEYPLPVPWNLTHEEARNLIQCVPPLVDTCIVTGGTVEKVIDIANKTNPNIVQLHYKETLADVEEIASQLRSKGIQTTKALRIDSNGNCDFEIRDPVQAAKALSTSGISAIIVDSYTESMPGGTGVMVNLSAFQTIQRESSLPVILAGGLNPMNIQALIDDVQPYAVDVLTGVEVIPGKKDAEKITEFLRCCQAVD is encoded by the coding sequence ATGACAAGAGTTAAAATATGCGGTTTAATGAATGAGGAAGATGTAAATTTATGTGTACAAGCGGGAGTTCATATGGTTGGTTTGGTTGTAGAATACCCATTACCTGTTCCGTGGAACTTAACTCATGAAGAAGCAAGAAACCTAATTCAATGCGTTCCACCACTTGTTGATACTTGCATAGTAACGGGGGGGACAGTTGAAAAGGTCATAGATATAGCGAATAAAACTAATCCCAATATTGTTCAATTACATTATAAAGAAACGTTAGCTGATGTTGAAGAGATTGCAAGTCAGTTACGGTCAAAGGGAATTCAGACAACTAAAGCGTTGCGTATTGACAGTAATGGCAACTGTGACTTTGAAATAAGAGATCCAGTTCAGGCAGCAAAAGCACTTTCGACGTCAGGTATTTCGGCTATAATAGTAGATTCCTATACAGAGTCAATGCCAGGCGGAACAGGTGTAATGGTCAATTTATCGGCTTTTCAAACGATTCAGCGGGAAAGTTCCTTGCCTGTAATACTTGCCGGTGGCCTTAATCCAATGAACATTCAAGCTCTCATTGATGATGTACAACCCTATGCAGTTGATGTTTTAACAGGGGTTGAAGTAATACCAGGTAAGAAGGATGCGGAGAAGATTACGGAGTTTTTAAGATGCTGCCAAGCGGTTGATTAA
- a CDS encoding SDR family NAD(P)-dependent oxidoreductase — MKKVLVLGASGGMGYSIVKELVQREIDVVALARSEEKLHKLFKNEEKVTIVSGNVFDLESLKETAAGVDTVFHAMNIPYPEWEKNLPVVMSNILETVKHVNAKLVIVDNIYAYGRNPGHLVSEQIPKKPHTKKGKIRLELEEMAKQSNLPVLIAHFPDFYGPNATNTILNYTFENVVKNKRSMFVGDRKIAREYIFTPDGAKALVQLALSDSAYGQNWNIPGSGVITGDEIIAYLREHTGYKKKVGTVSKAMIMFIGLFDKMMREVVELSYLTEDPVVLDGKKLEQAINSIPRTPYKEGIKQTIEQMVRNLD; from the coding sequence ATGAAAAAGGTATTAGTATTAGGAGCATCCGGTGGAATGGGCTATTCAATCGTAAAGGAATTGGTTCAAAGAGAAATTGACGTCGTTGCTCTTGCTCGCAGTGAAGAAAAGCTTCATAAGCTTTTTAAAAATGAGGAGAAGGTTACGATTGTATCTGGAAATGTCTTTGATTTAGAAAGTCTAAAAGAAACTGCAGCTGGTGTGGATACCGTCTTTCATGCAATGAATATTCCTTATCCGGAGTGGGAAAAGAACCTCCCAGTGGTAATGAGTAATATTCTGGAAACAGTAAAACACGTGAATGCTAAACTTGTAATAGTTGACAATATTTATGCTTATGGACGTAATCCTGGTCATTTAGTATCAGAGCAAATCCCTAAAAAACCTCATACGAAAAAGGGTAAAATTCGTTTAGAATTGGAAGAAATGGCTAAACAATCAAATCTTCCTGTTCTTATTGCACACTTTCCTGACTTTTATGGCCCAAATGCAACTAATACAATATTAAACTATACTTTTGAGAACGTAGTAAAAAATAAAAGATCTATGTTTGTGGGGGATCGTAAGATTGCAAGAGAGTACATTTTTACACCCGATGGAGCAAAAGCATTAGTTCAATTGGCGTTAAGCGATTCCGCATACGGACAAAACTGGAATATACCTGGGAGCGGTGTAATTACAGGTGATGAGATTATAGCATACTTGCGGGAACATACAGGTTATAAAAAAAAGGTAGGAACGGTTTCAAAGGCGATGATCATGTTCATCGGTTTATTTGATAAAATGATGCGTGAAGTTGTGGAATTGTCCTATTTAACGGAAGATCCCGTTGTATTAGATGGAAAGAAACTGGAACAGGCCATTAATAGTATACCAAGAACCCCTTATAAAGAAGGTATTAAACAAACTATTGAGCAGATGGTTCGCAATCTTGATTGA
- a CDS encoding DUF3231 family protein — MKKIDVTANEIGALWTQYIQNSMSVQILSYFLHIVEDEDIKLVVQYALDIAKKVMEDTSLLFKTEKLPHPNGFSEADVDLTAPRLYSDTFMLAFIENLGKAGIVAHGASLAVSTRKDLREFFDESTKATMQLFNMAVDTALSKGIYIRPPHIDVQDDVEYVESKKYLSAFQKRILNMIEVTHLFENIKTNTIGEMVCKSFAQTTRSKDIQNYMERGRQISHKHIKIFAKTLEDSDIIPPMGSEYYVTNSTIPVFSDRLITFLMSVLSATGQGNYSTASTASLRYDIALNYQRLSIEIALYAQDGAHIMIQNGWLEEPPQAPNRKEILNKTNM, encoded by the coding sequence TTGAAAAAAATTGATGTGACCGCTAATGAAATCGGGGCTCTTTGGACTCAATATATACAAAATAGTATGTCAGTACAAATATTAAGTTATTTTTTACATATCGTAGAGGACGAGGATATAAAGCTTGTCGTCCAATATGCTTTAGATATTGCAAAAAAAGTGATGGAAGATACAAGCTTGCTTTTTAAAACTGAAAAGTTGCCACACCCTAATGGATTTTCCGAAGCGGATGTAGATTTAACGGCACCTAGATTATATTCAGATACTTTTATGCTTGCGTTTATTGAAAACTTGGGTAAAGCAGGAATCGTTGCACACGGGGCATCTTTAGCTGTGTCGACAAGAAAGGATTTAAGGGAATTTTTTGATGAAAGTACGAAGGCTACGATGCAATTGTTTAATATGGCTGTTGATACTGCTTTATCAAAAGGGATTTATATACGCCCGCCACATATTGATGTGCAAGACGATGTGGAGTATGTTGAATCCAAGAAATATTTAAGTGCTTTTCAAAAAAGAATTTTAAATATGATAGAAGTTACCCATCTTTTTGAAAATATAAAAACGAATACTATTGGAGAAATGGTATGTAAAAGCTTTGCGCAAACAACGAGATCAAAGGATATTCAAAATTATATGGAGCGAGGTAGACAAATATCTCACAAGCATATAAAAATCTTCGCTAAAACATTGGAAGATTCAGATATTATACCTCCGATGGGGTCAGAATACTATGTTACTAATTCGACAATTCCAGTTTTTTCAGATCGGTTAATAACTTTCCTAATGTCAGTTCTGTCTGCAACTGGACAAGGAAATTATTCAACTGCATCAACAGCAAGTTTACGATATGACATCGCATTAAACTATCAGCGGTTATCTATTGAAATTGCTTTATATGCACAGGATGGGGCCCATATAATGATTCAAAATGGGTGGTTAGAAGAGCCACCACAGGCACCAAATCGAAAGGAAATACTTAATAAAACCAATATGTAA
- a CDS encoding polyprenyl synthetase family protein: protein MNEELVKSADECYRIAEQKAAHYFKLLNVQVMQKTYVPLLTKDIKSWKQNHIHGYSFLSFFCRGKGMKDSNSYHQYIQWLNYSGKLDSYLDRSISYIFMRDLGKALYSPNTQTRIRRVVDQLKEYLLQSTATEQTNKVETFSMAGLYRIAQKEGIESSVIWLIEKLKTVSTRIPKGMDADHAQRKLIKIIAGIIMNVLEEMDENTDPEERKQRLVKALRLGYSYGLTYPFIDDLLDSGILSNLEQQRYSDLIRTTLITRSVPELGEWNGPNKDLIEYIHSELRDAFEYIKKNQRQETLQSFFEQAYVFFHSQEVDRVKKLSYANYSNEELYLPIILKSAYSRLIVRTVISAPEDEDIDNRTFYYGIYNQLADDFADMFDDLQDGAVTPYTYYLKYHEERSDLINPFELYWMVISNLIHNVYGSDSKTCEVILDRAINGLKRFKERIGTKKYDEVMQLFSSGHINFNTLIQKMVRKADDVDFFDKLLRDHIISILKNQRQEQEAFLETIETVRTQINSILPIQKVEQVPLINDTIIDAANYSLAGDGKRLRPIITWVMGVNEYGLNEREIIPLLKSLEYMHTASLIFDDLPSQDDAPIRRGRPTLHQVYNIATAELTGLFLTQKAIEEQVSLEHFDPNTVLKLVQYSTKVTAEMCKGQGMDLGSKGKQLTLEQLNVLSFYKTSLAFEASLIMPAILAQAEEFEIRALKKYAYHAGVAFQIKDDLLDVEGDLNVLGKHVGKDAENNNSTFVSILGRDDARKVMWDHYCAAIETLQEVPRNTAFLNHLLNYIVNRDH from the coding sequence ATGAATGAGGAGTTAGTGAAAAGCGCTGATGAATGTTACCGTATAGCTGAGCAGAAGGCCGCTCATTATTTTAAATTACTTAATGTCCAAGTTATGCAAAAGACCTATGTTCCGTTATTAACAAAGGACATAAAGTCATGGAAACAAAACCATATTCATGGGTATTCATTTTTATCCTTTTTTTGCCGAGGTAAGGGCATGAAAGATTCTAATTCATATCATCAATATATTCAATGGTTGAATTATTCAGGTAAATTAGATTCTTATTTGGATCGGAGTATTTCATATATTTTCATGCGTGACTTAGGCAAAGCACTATATTCTCCTAATACTCAAACTAGGATTCGGCGTGTAGTAGATCAATTAAAAGAATACCTGCTTCAATCTACGGCAACAGAACAAACTAATAAAGTAGAGACTTTTAGCATGGCTGGACTTTATCGAATTGCTCAGAAGGAAGGCATCGAGTCTTCTGTCATCTGGTTAATAGAAAAACTTAAGACTGTGTCCACCCGCATTCCAAAAGGTATGGATGCAGATCATGCTCAGCGGAAGCTGATAAAAATTATAGCTGGGATAATCATGAACGTGCTTGAAGAAATGGATGAGAATACAGACCCTGAAGAACGTAAACAAAGACTTGTTAAGGCACTTAGGCTTGGCTATTCCTATGGTTTGACTTATCCTTTCATTGATGACCTTCTCGACTCAGGAATATTATCAAATTTAGAGCAACAACGGTATTCAGATTTGATACGGACAACTCTGATAACTAGATCTGTCCCTGAATTGGGCGAATGGAATGGACCTAATAAAGATTTAATAGAGTATATTCATTCCGAACTTCGAGATGCTTTTGAGTATATTAAGAAGAATCAGCGGCAAGAGACACTGCAATCATTTTTCGAGCAAGCTTATGTGTTTTTTCACTCCCAGGAAGTTGATCGTGTTAAAAAGTTATCGTATGCCAACTACAGCAATGAAGAGTTATACTTACCAATCATATTGAAATCCGCTTATTCCCGATTAATTGTTCGTACCGTCATTAGTGCTCCTGAAGATGAGGATATAGATAATCGAACATTTTACTATGGTATATACAATCAACTTGCCGATGATTTTGCAGATATGTTTGATGATTTGCAGGATGGTGCGGTCACACCTTATACCTATTATTTGAAATATCATGAAGAGCGATCGGATCTTATCAATCCTTTTGAATTATACTGGATGGTCATCTCGAATTTAATTCATAACGTCTATGGTTCAGATTCTAAAACGTGTGAGGTTATTTTAGATCGTGCAATAAACGGTCTGAAACGTTTTAAAGAGCGTATTGGAACAAAAAAATACGATGAGGTCATGCAGCTATTCTCATCTGGTCATATAAATTTCAATACACTTATTCAAAAGATGGTTCGAAAAGCGGATGATGTGGATTTCTTCGATAAATTGTTAAGGGACCATATTATTTCCATATTAAAAAATCAACGGCAAGAGCAGGAAGCCTTCTTAGAGACAATTGAAACAGTTCGAACTCAGATTAATAGTATCTTACCTATCCAAAAAGTAGAGCAAGTCCCTTTGATAAATGACACTATAATTGATGCTGCAAATTATAGTCTTGCGGGTGATGGAAAACGTTTAAGACCAATTATTACTTGGGTTATGGGTGTTAACGAATATGGATTAAATGAGCGAGAAATAATCCCATTACTAAAGTCATTGGAGTATATGCACACTGCATCGCTCATTTTTGATGATTTGCCGTCCCAAGATGATGCACCTATTCGAAGAGGTCGCCCAACCCTGCATCAGGTTTATAACATAGCTACAGCCGAGTTGACTGGTCTTTTTTTAACTCAAAAAGCTATTGAGGAACAAGTATCACTTGAGCATTTCGACCCAAACACAGTACTTAAGCTAGTTCAGTATTCGACAAAGGTGACAGCAGAAATGTGTAAGGGACAGGGGATGGACTTGGGATCTAAAGGGAAACAATTGACACTAGAGCAATTGAATGTGCTTTCGTTTTATAAAACAAGTTTAGCATTTGAAGCATCACTTATAATGCCAGCCATTCTTGCTCAGGCTGAGGAATTTGAAATACGAGCTTTAAAAAAATATGCATATCATGCTGGTGTTGCGTTTCAAATAAAAGATGATTTACTTGATGTTGAAGGTGATCTAAATGTACTGGGAAAGCATGTTGGAAAAGATGCAGAAAATAATAATTCGACCTTTGTTTCCATTTTAGGTAGGGATGACGCGAGAAAAGTAATGTGGGACCATTATTGTGCGGCCATAGAAACATTACAAGAGGTACCGCGCAATACAGCTTTTCTAAATCATTTGTTGAATTATATCGTGAACCGTGACCATTAA
- a CDS encoding TetR/AcrR family transcriptional regulator, translated as MSPRKAVEQELSRKVIMETARELFLKNGYDHVSMRQISKKLNYSHGAIYYHFKNKADLFYALVKEDFYLLDQELEDVMSKPLDNYSKLRELLLGFIEFGLTNQSHYEIMFLIKDEDLKSFQQQEPNLSYEKFAKAVYSLCDNQVGVTEIWSAFLSLHGLVSHYCRSGQTFEDVRTLADIHVNFILKALIGK; from the coding sequence ATGTCACCAAGAAAAGCAGTGGAACAAGAACTATCACGAAAAGTAATAATGGAAACAGCACGAGAATTGTTTCTCAAAAATGGTTACGATCATGTTTCAATGAGGCAAATTTCTAAAAAGTTGAATTATAGTCACGGGGCGATCTACTATCATTTCAAAAACAAAGCAGATTTGTTTTATGCCTTAGTGAAAGAAGACTTTTACTTACTAGATCAGGAATTAGAAGATGTCATGAGTAAACCCTTAGATAACTATAGTAAGCTTAGGGAGCTGTTATTGGGATTTATTGAGTTTGGCCTTACCAATCAAAGTCATTATGAAATTATGTTTCTTATTAAAGATGAGGATTTGAAAAGCTTTCAGCAACAGGAGCCGAATCTAAGCTATGAAAAGTTTGCGAAAGCAGTTTACTCACTATGTGACAATCAAGTTGGCGTAACAGAAATTTGGTCAGCCTTCCTTTCCCTGCATGGACTTGTTTCTCATTATTGCAGAAGTGGTCAAACATTTGAGGATGTGAGGACATTAGCTGATATACATGTTAATTTTATATTAAAAGCATTGATAGGAAAGTGA
- a CDS encoding cation:proton antiporter gives MNILDSIVNSVQEASGFYFLFELAVIIFAVKLFGHLSTKIGQPSVFGKLLVGIILGPSLLNIIHPNALISELAEVGVILLMFLAGLETDLKEFKKNAFASTTVAIGGVILPFLGGMGLSMIFGFETNVAIYVGVLLVATSVSISVQTLRELGKLKTREGVTILGAAVLDDVLGIIILSAVLGLSAGSAAGAGGIGALAFLIVKIALFFVIAIAIGYYVLPMALKVFQRFQVTETLLAFSVIVAMLFAYMGEIFGVAGIVGSYVCGLMLSLTPHREEMTHKVESFSFPFFVPLFFVNIGLVANFKEINPSIIWFGVLLVIVAILGKIFGCALGAKVAKFSNASSFGIGAGMVARGEVGLIIAMIGIERGIITNDLFSAAIIVVIATTLATPPLIKLLMKDDNNSKTNIESSSTAVNS, from the coding sequence ATGAATATTTTGGATTCAATTGTAAACTCAGTACAGGAAGCAAGTGGCTTTTATTTCCTTTTTGAATTAGCTGTAATTATCTTCGCAGTAAAATTGTTTGGACATCTTAGCACAAAAATTGGACAACCTTCTGTTTTCGGAAAGTTACTTGTTGGTATTATTCTAGGGCCCTCACTTTTAAACATTATTCATCCGAATGCATTAATTTCTGAATTGGCTGAAGTTGGGGTTATTCTATTAATGTTCTTAGCAGGTTTGGAGACAGATTTAAAAGAATTCAAGAAAAATGCATTTGCGTCGACAACAGTTGCTATTGGTGGCGTTATCCTTCCATTCCTTGGTGGTATGGGGTTATCAATGATTTTCGGATTTGAGACAAACGTAGCGATTTACGTTGGGGTATTATTAGTAGCTACAAGCGTTAGTATCTCTGTTCAAACATTACGCGAACTAGGAAAGTTAAAAACTAGAGAAGGAGTCACTATTCTTGGTGCTGCTGTTCTAGATGACGTTTTAGGTATTATTATTTTATCAGCAGTATTAGGATTATCTGCAGGTAGTGCAGCTGGTGCTGGCGGAATCGGTGCTTTAGCGTTCCTAATCGTAAAAATTGCTCTATTCTTTGTAATCGCTATCGCAATCGGTTATTATGTTTTACCTATGGCATTAAAAGTATTTCAACGTTTTCAAGTTACTGAAACATTGTTAGCGTTTTCTGTTATCGTTGCCATGCTATTTGCATACATGGGCGAAATTTTTGGCGTAGCTGGGATTGTCGGCTCTTACGTGTGTGGTCTGATGTTAAGCTTAACTCCACATAGAGAAGAAATGACACATAAGGTTGAATCTTTTAGTTTTCCATTTTTCGTTCCGCTTTTCTTTGTAAATATCGGACTTGTAGCTAACTTTAAAGAAATTAATCCATCTATTATCTGGTTTGGAGTATTGCTAGTTATTGTTGCTATTCTTGGAAAAATATTCGGTTGTGCTTTAGGCGCTAAAGTTGCAAAATTTAGTAATGCAAGTTCATTTGGTATAGGTGCAGGAATGGTTGCACGTGGTGAAGTAGGTTTAATTATTGCAATGATTGGAATCGAGCGTGGCATTATTACAAATGATCTTTTCAGTGCTGCAATTATTGTCGTTATTGCAACTACCCTTGCAACGCCACCACTTATTAAGCTACTAATGAAAGATGACAATAACAGCAAAACAAATATCGAATCGTCGTCTACTGCAGTAAATTCTTAA
- a CDS encoding indole-3-glycerol-phosphate synthase, which produces MRSAICTRAIWEIYHSGITPVIPDIKCKSPGEGDLMLGRDPVAYAKSMAAAGAPVISVVTESEHYGGSLELLRQIAESVSVPVLRKDFIKTKEQLQESAANGAKGVLLISSILETNQLNKLIDDALSLGLEPLVETHNEEEIMAVKDLQVTFLGINNRNILEWETDDGNVNTTEKLARFISQNALILSESSIASAADVVRATSAGAHAVLVGTAILRAKDPVKMYKELSVPREQRLP; this is translated from the coding sequence ATGCGAAGTGCTATATGTACGAGAGCTATTTGGGAAATATATCATTCAGGTATTACACCAGTGATTCCCGATATTAAGTGCAAGTCACCCGGTGAAGGAGATTTGATGTTAGGGAGGGATCCTGTTGCATATGCGAAAAGCATGGCAGCAGCAGGAGCTCCTGTTATATCTGTTGTAACGGAATCGGAGCATTACGGTGGTTCTTTGGAATTGCTGAGGCAAATTGCTGAATCTGTATCCGTTCCTGTTTTACGCAAGGATTTTATTAAAACAAAGGAACAATTGCAGGAAAGTGCAGCTAATGGAGCAAAAGGGGTACTGCTGATTTCCTCTATTTTAGAGACAAACCAGCTTAATAAACTGATTGATGATGCATTATCTCTAGGATTAGAACCTTTAGTTGAAACACACAATGAAGAAGAGATTATGGCCGTTAAAGATTTACAAGTGACATTCTTAGGTATTAATAATCGAAATATACTCGAATGGGAAACTGATGATGGAAACGTTAATACAACCGAAAAATTAGCACGTTTTATATCTCAAAATGCTTTAATCTTGAGCGAAAGTTCAATTGCTTCAGCTGCGGATGTGGTGAGGGCAACATCGGCCGGTGCTCACGCTGTTTTAGTGGGAACAGCGATTCTAAGAGCAAAGGATCCTGTAAAAATGTACAAGGAATTGAGTGTTCCTAGGGAGCAAAGGTTGCCATGA